A genomic segment from Nicotiana sylvestris chromosome 1, ASM39365v2, whole genome shotgun sequence encodes:
- the LOC138868408 gene encoding uncharacterized protein encodes MTQKFLNKYFSPAKTTKLRQDITNFLQTDTESVYQAWERLKAMLKKCPHHDIPEHMQLYIFYHGLKPSARNVIDAAVGGSVMGKTTEEALAQLNEISENVIQWSSERVIIKKAATVNQVDALNTLTQQIVSLAQKFESFQWSNPNGAENFQSFQKQHVQGPPGYQSQNRGQPSYKPYHQARPYQQAGSYQQRPQQAHPSFDDLLYKYIKVTDEKMENQNSSLKNLEIQLSQLAALVSEKSQHPLPSNTEKNPNEHLKAITLRSVKELDEPYTDRQEKNQTEQHVDKGKNIEKPS; translated from the exons ATGACTCagaaatttttaaacaaatatttttccccTGCTAAAACAACAAAGTTAAGACAAGACATAACTAATTTCTTGCAGACTGACACTGAGTCAGTTtatcaagcttgggaaagattaAAAGCAATGTTAAAAAAATGCCCACACCATGACATTCCTGAACATATGCAATTGTACATTTTTTATCACGGGCTAAAACCCTCTGCTAGAAATGTGATAGATGCAGCTGTAGGAGGTTCTGTAATGGGAAAAACCACAGAGGAAGCATTGGCACAATTGAATGAAATTTCTGAGAACGTTATCCAATGGTCATCTGAGCGTGTAATCATTAAAAAGGCTGCTACGGTAAATCAGGTTGATGCTTTAAATACACTAACGCAACAGATTGTTTCTTTGGCACAAAAGTTTGAATCTTTTCAG TGGAGTAACCCAAATGGTGCAGAAAACTTTCAAAGCTTCCAGAAACAACATGTACAAGGTCCACCGGGATACCAGAGTCAAAATCGTGGGCAACCGAGTTACAAACCTTATCATCAAGCAAGACCATATCAACAAGCAGGGTCATACCAGCAGAGGCCCCAACAAGCTCATCCAAGTTTTGATGACCTTTTGTATAAGTATATTAAGGTCACTGATGAAAAGATGGAAAACCAAAATTCATCCctcaaaaatctggaaattcaGTTAAGCCAATTGGCAGCTCTTGTGTCAGAAAAGAGTCAGCATCCCTTACCAAGTAATACAGAGAAAAATCCAAACGAGCACCTTAAGGCCATCACTTTACGGTCAGTTAAGGAACTAGATGAACCTTATACAGACAGACAAGAAAAGAACCAGACAGAACAACATGTAGACAAGGGTAAGAATATTGAAAAACCATCTTAA
- the LOC104215617 gene encoding uncharacterized protein, translating to MPSYAKFLKEILSSKRKLEEVSVVMITEKCSAILQNKLPQKLGDPDNFTIPFTLGCVYFEKALCDSGASINLMPFSVFRKLDLGEMKDISVSLQFSDQSTKKPKGIIENVLVRVDKFVFPVDFIVLEMKECPDEQIIFGRPFLATGRVIIDVHQGQLILRVDEERVIFDMQKILRFSGDEASSSCFSIDIINDLADEFKNDQLISDSMERCLTKSGTTQDDDPTIKREAKILEKDYEDKEMQSEDVQPKN from the coding sequence ATGCCTTCATATgccaaatttttaaaagaaattttgtcaagcaaaagaaaattGGAAGAAGTTTCTGTGGTAATGATTACTGAAAAATGCAGtgctatacttcaaaataagctaccaCAAAAACTTGGTGATCCTGACAATTTTACCATTCCATTCACTTTGGGATGTGTATATTTTGAAAAGGCACTTTGCGATTCTGGAGCTTcaataaatttgatgccattttCTGTCTTTAGAAAATTAGATCTTGGTGAAATGAAGGACATAAGTGTTTCTCTTCAATTTTCAGATCAAAGTACTAAAAAACCTAAGGGAATAATTGAAAATGTGCTTGTAAGAGTAGATAAGTTTGTTTTCCCTGTAGATTTTATAGTACTTGAAATGAAAGAATGTCCTGATGAACAGATAATTTTTGGTAGACCATTTCTTGCTACAGGAAGAGTAATCATAGATGTTCATCAAGGACAACTAATCTTGAGAGTTGATGAAGAAAGAGTCATttttgatatgcaaaagatactaAGATTTTCAGGAGATGAGGCATCATCTTCATGCTTTTCTATTGACATAATTAATGACCTTGCAGATGAATTCAAAAATGATCAATTAATTTCAGACTCAATGGAAAGATGTTTGACCAAATCAGGCACCACACAAGATGATGATCCCACAATTAAGAGAGAAGCTAAAATACTGGAAAAAGATTATGAGGATAAGGAGATGCAATCAGAAGATGTTCAACCAAAAAATTGA